Proteins from a single region of Bactrocera neohumeralis isolate Rockhampton unplaced genomic scaffold, APGP_CSIRO_Bneo_wtdbg2-racon-allhic-juicebox.fasta_v2 cluster10, whole genome shotgun sequence:
- the LOC126764857 gene encoding NADH dehydrogenase [ubiquinone] flavoprotein 1, mitochondrial, whose product MAGALVRINFLQRQSISASLPAVAQRRLQGTAAPPPGTPPPQTKTKFGPLADQDRIFTNLYGRHDWRLKGALKRGDWHRTKEIILKGSDWIINELKTSGLRGRGGAGFPSGMKWSFMNKPSDGRPKYLVVNADEGEPGTCKDREIMRHDPHKLVEGCLVAGKAMGARAAYIYIRGEFYNEASNMQLAIAEAYQAGLIGKNACGSGYDFDVFMHRGAGAYICGEETALIESLEGKQGKPRLKPPFPADVGVFGCPTTVNNVETIAVAPTIMRRGGAWFASFGRTRNSGTKLFNISGHVNKPCTIEEEMSIPLKELIERHAGGIRGGWDNLLGVIPGGSSTPVIPKKVCDDVLMDFDGLIAAQTSLGTAALIVMDKSTDIIKAIERLTAFYRHESCGQCTPCREGIMWMHKIMKRFVAGNGQPDEIDMLWEISKQIEGHTICALADGAAWPVQGLIRHFRPEIEERMKKYAVRATN is encoded by the exons ATGGCAGGAGCACTGGTGagaataaattttcttcaaagacAATCAATAA gtGCCAGTTTGCCTGCGGTAGCACAGCGACGATTACAAGGCACTGCTGCCCCGCCTCCAGGAACACCACCTCCTCAAACGAAAACTAAATTTGGACCTCTAGCCGATCAAGACCgcatttttacaaatttgtatgGTCGACATGACTGGCGTTTAAAAGGTGCATTAAAGCGTGGCGATTGGCACAGaactaaagaaattatattaaaggGTTCTGACTGGATCATCAATGAACTTAAAACTTCTGGCCTTCGTGGTCGCGGTGGTGCAGGTTTTCCTTCTGGTATGAAATGGTCCTTCATGAACAAACCATCTGATGGACGTCCAAAATACTTAGTAGTAAATGCTGATGAAG GTGAACCAGGAACATGTAAGGATCGTGAAATTATGAGACATGACCCTCATAAGTTAGTAGAAGGTTGCTTAGTGGCTGGTAAAGCAATGGGTGCAAGAGctgcttatatatatattcgcGGTGAATTTTATAACGAGGCTTCTAATATGCAACTAGCTATCGCCGAAGCTTATCAGGCGGGTTTAATTGGAAAAAATGCATGTGGGTCAGGATATGATTTCGATGTGTTTATGCATCGTGGCGCTGGTGCATACATTTGTGGAGAGGAAACCGCTTTAATTGAATCACTTGAAGGGAAACAAGGAAAACCTCGATTAAAGCCTCCATTCCCGGCAGATGTTGGTGTTTTTGGATGTCCTACTACGGTAAACAACGTGGAAACAATAGCTGTTGCTCCCACTATCATGAGGCGTGGTGGTGCCTGGTTTGCAAGTTTTGGACGAACACGTAATTCAGGAAcaaaattgtttaacatttcCGGTCATGTAAATAAACCGTGCACAATAGAAGAAGAAATGTCGATCCCTCTTAAAGAATTAATTGAACGTCATGCCGGTGGCATTCGCGGTGGATGGGATAATTTACTTGGGGTCATTCCTGGTGGCTCATCTACTCCAGTCATCCCAAAAAAAGTTTGCGACGATGTGTTAATGGATTTTGATGGTTTAATTGCTGCTCAAACTTCACTTGGAACAGCTGCTCTTATTGTTATGGATAAGTCCACTGACATAATCAAAGCTATTGAACGCTTGACCGCATTTTACCGCCACGAAAGTTGTGGTCAGTGTACACCGTGTCGTGAAGGTATTATGTGGATGCATAAGATCATGAAGCG cTTTGTTGCTGGTAATGGGCAGCCTGATGAAATAGATATGTTGTGGGAGATATCCAAACAAATTGAAGGGCATACAATTTGTGCTCTAGCCGATGGTGCAGCTTGGCCTGTTCAAGGCTTAATTCGGCATTTCCGGCCCGAAATCGAAGAGCGGATGAAGAAATATGCCGTTAGAGCCACTAATTAA